One Microbacterium keratanolyticum DNA window includes the following coding sequences:
- a CDS encoding GNAT family N-acetyltransferase has product MLRIAPIGPDDRADWLSLWEGYLAFYEATLSPEQTALTFDRLVADDTIHGAIARADDGSALGIVHWLTHPATWSAGEYCYLEDLYVAPDARGTGAGHALIGHVTDWAKDAGCAKVYWLTQNTNATARALYDRVASDTGFVHYQIAL; this is encoded by the coding sequence ATGCTGCGCATTGCTCCGATCGGTCCTGATGATCGTGCCGACTGGCTGTCGCTCTGGGAGGGGTATCTCGCCTTCTACGAAGCGACCCTCTCACCCGAGCAGACGGCCCTCACCTTCGACCGTCTGGTCGCGGATGACACCATCCACGGTGCGATCGCCCGCGCAGACGATGGTTCTGCACTGGGCATCGTGCACTGGCTCACGCACCCCGCGACCTGGTCGGCAGGGGAGTACTGCTACCTCGAAGACCTATATGTCGCGCCCGACGCGCGCGGCACGGGCGCAGGGCATGCGCTGATCGGGCACGTCACTGACTGGGCCAAAGACGCGGGCTGCGCGAAGGTCTACTGGCTGACGCAGAACACGAATGCGACCGCGCGGGCGCTCTACGACCGGGTCGCGTCCGATACCGGCTTCGTGCACTACCAAATCGCGTTGTGA
- a CDS encoding DUF3145 domain-containing protein, with product MATETTRHAQARGVVYIHSAPRVLCPHLEWAVGRAIGRAVNFDWSPQPVLDGAQRAEFYWDGPVGTGAALATAIRGWEHLRFEVTEDPTPRSDGGRWLHTPDLGIHYAQTDAAGNIVIGEDRIRYAMEIAAGDATELQRELGVALGSAWDDELEPFRHASDDARVVWLHKVG from the coding sequence ATGGCGACGGAAACAACGCGCCACGCACAGGCGCGAGGAGTGGTGTACATCCACTCCGCACCTCGTGTGCTCTGCCCGCATCTGGAGTGGGCGGTTGGTCGCGCCATCGGGCGCGCCGTCAACTTCGACTGGTCACCCCAGCCGGTTCTCGACGGTGCCCAGCGCGCGGAGTTCTACTGGGATGGTCCGGTGGGCACCGGAGCCGCTCTCGCAACGGCGATTCGGGGCTGGGAGCATCTGCGCTTCGAGGTCACCGAAGACCCGACGCCGCGCAGCGACGGCGGCCGATGGCTGCACACGCCGGATCTCGGAATCCACTATGCGCAGACGGATGCGGCGGGCAACATCGTCATCGGCGAGGATCGAATTCGCTACGCGATGGAGATCGCCGCGGGCGACGCCACCGAACTGCAGCGCGAACTCGGTGTCGCGCTGGGGTCCGCCTGGGACGACGAGCTGGAGCCGTTCCGCCACGCCAGTGATGATGCGCGCGTCGTCTGGCTGCACAAGGTCGGGTGA
- a CDS encoding thermonuclease family protein yields the protein MTGRRGRKIRPLHILGGVLAIGLIGSIIIVTGAPSLLDRVQAVVSEQPDPHPETASAQVSATFVSVIDGDTIETSVGTVRLIGIDTPERGECGYGEASAQIGMAVTAGAPLTLTRPEGQNDRDRYDRLLRYVATEAGADLGLVQLQAGHAVARFDSRDGYPMHPNEVSYQAAQTAIRDATGVVVPLGCQAQPPPPVDAPEPIAGAAAEEGWWYQYTSCGRLKKNAAGHPVGPFSRDDPAQAAIYEWFAFGTGNKGDGDRDGLACE from the coding sequence GTGACGGGTCGCCGCGGGAGGAAGATCCGCCCGCTTCACATTCTCGGCGGTGTGCTGGCGATCGGCCTCATCGGCTCCATCATCATCGTGACGGGTGCGCCTTCACTGCTCGACCGGGTGCAGGCTGTCGTCTCAGAACAGCCGGATCCTCACCCCGAAACGGCGTCGGCGCAGGTCTCGGCGACCTTCGTCTCCGTGATCGATGGCGACACGATCGAGACAAGCGTGGGCACGGTGCGCCTGATCGGCATCGATACGCCCGAACGCGGTGAGTGCGGCTACGGCGAAGCATCCGCGCAGATCGGGATGGCAGTGACAGCGGGCGCTCCGCTCACCCTCACTCGTCCTGAGGGGCAGAACGACCGTGATCGCTACGACCGCCTCCTTCGCTACGTCGCGACCGAAGCCGGTGCCGACTTGGGGCTGGTCCAACTGCAGGCGGGGCACGCGGTCGCACGATTTGACTCCCGTGACGGCTATCCGATGCATCCGAACGAGGTGAGCTATCAGGCGGCACAGACGGCGATTCGGGATGCCACGGGCGTGGTGGTGCCGCTCGGGTGCCAGGCTCAGCCGCCGCCTCCGGTCGATGCCCCGGAGCCGATCGCTGGAGCCGCTGCCGAGGAGGGCTGGTGGTACCAGTACACCTCGTGTGGCCGCCTCAAGAAGAACGCCGCAGGCCACCCCGTCGGTCCCTTCAGCCGTGATGATCCCGCGCAGGCCGCGATCTACGAGTGGTTCGCATTCGGCACAGGAAACAAGGGCGACGGTGACCGCGACGGGCTGGCCTGCGAGTAG
- a CDS encoding beta-ketoacyl-ACP synthase III codes for MSQPTLTQLQGPAYTRIYAYGAARGEIAVPNDDLVGPIDSSDEWIRQRTGIITRTRAVAETDAIDLASAAGAEAIATAGIDPSEVDLVIVATISNPKQTPSVSAIVADRVGANPAAAYDMNAACAGYAYAVAQADALIRAGAARYALVIGAEKLSDIVDPTDRSISFLLGDGAGAALIGPSETPGIAPAVWGSDGSKSDAVGMNATLTDFRDGKTEWPTLRQEGPTVFRWAVWEMAKVAREALDKAGIEASDLAAFIPHQANMRIIDEFAKQLGLPESTVVARDIETTGNTSAASIPLASHRLMQEHPELSGGLALQIGFGAGLVFAAQVVVLP; via the coding sequence ATGTCTCAGCCCACGCTCACCCAGCTCCAGGGGCCCGCATACACGCGCATCTACGCGTACGGCGCCGCGCGCGGTGAGATCGCCGTCCCCAACGACGACCTCGTCGGCCCGATCGACTCGAGCGACGAGTGGATCCGCCAGCGCACCGGAATCATCACTCGCACCCGCGCGGTTGCGGAGACCGACGCGATCGATCTGGCCAGTGCGGCCGGTGCCGAGGCCATCGCCACCGCGGGGATCGACCCGTCCGAGGTCGACCTGGTCATCGTCGCGACGATCAGCAACCCCAAGCAGACGCCGTCGGTGTCGGCGATCGTCGCCGACCGGGTCGGCGCGAACCCCGCGGCGGCCTACGACATGAATGCGGCGTGCGCGGGCTACGCCTACGCCGTCGCACAGGCAGACGCACTCATCCGCGCAGGAGCCGCGCGTTACGCACTCGTCATCGGCGCGGAGAAGCTCTCCGACATCGTGGATCCGACGGATCGCAGCATCTCGTTCCTCCTCGGCGACGGCGCAGGCGCCGCCCTCATCGGCCCGAGCGAGACCCCCGGCATCGCGCCGGCTGTCTGGGGATCGGACGGCTCGAAGTCCGATGCTGTCGGCATGAACGCCACCCTCACCGATTTCCGCGACGGCAAGACCGAATGGCCGACCCTGCGCCAGGAGGGACCCACCGTTTTCCGCTGGGCCGTGTGGGAGATGGCTAAGGTCGCACGCGAAGCGCTCGACAAGGCCGGCATCGAGGCGTCCGACCTCGCCGCCTTCATCCCCCACCAGGCGAACATGCGCATCATCGACGAGTTCGCGAAGCAGCTCGGCCTCCCGGAGTCGACGGTCGTCGCTCGCGACATCGAGACGACCGGCAACACCTCGGCCGCATCGATTCCCCTGGCCAGCCACCGCCTGATGCAGGAGCACCCGGAACTCAGCGGCGGTCTCGCCCTGCAGATCGGCTTCGGCGCAGGACTCGTGTTCGCCGCACAAGTCGTCGTGCTCCCCTGA
- a CDS encoding beta-ketoacyl-[acyl-carrier-protein] synthase family protein, protein MTKRIVVTGIGASSAIGGTAPENWSNLLAGMSGGRTLEHDWVEKYDLPVTFAAEAMVRPEEVLPRHEAKRLDPSAQFAVIAAREAWEDAGSPEVAPERLGIDFATGIGGLWTLLDAWDTLRERGPRRVMPLTVPMLMPNAAAGNLSLIFGARAYAQTVVSACASSTESVLSAYKHLQEGLADVVIAGGAESAIHPITMASFASAQALSRRNDDPATASRPGAIDRDGFVMGEGAAVMILETEEHAKARGAKIYGYVVGGGVTADSYHITGNDPEGAGAARAVEMALQMAGRSADEVTHINAHATSTPVGDPNEYVALKRVFGDRLDEIPVSATKASTGHLLGGTGALEGIFTLLALRDRVAPPTINMTTPDPAVPFRLSGTGQQLGSGDQLAISNSFGFGGHNAVVAFASA, encoded by the coding sequence ATGACCAAGCGCATCGTCGTCACCGGTATCGGCGCATCGTCCGCCATCGGCGGCACCGCTCCCGAAAACTGGAGCAACCTGCTCGCAGGCATGTCCGGCGGACGCACCCTCGAGCACGACTGGGTGGAGAAGTACGACCTTCCCGTCACCTTCGCCGCCGAGGCGATGGTGCGCCCCGAAGAGGTGCTGCCCCGTCACGAGGCCAAGCGTCTCGACCCCTCCGCGCAGTTCGCCGTCATCGCCGCGCGTGAGGCCTGGGAAGACGCGGGCTCTCCCGAGGTCGCTCCCGAACGCCTCGGCATCGACTTCGCCACCGGGATCGGCGGCCTGTGGACGCTCCTGGACGCCTGGGACACCCTGCGCGAGCGCGGCCCGCGTCGCGTCATGCCGCTGACCGTGCCGATGCTCATGCCCAACGCGGCAGCCGGCAACCTCTCGCTGATCTTCGGCGCCCGCGCATACGCGCAGACCGTCGTCAGCGCCTGCGCTTCGAGCACCGAATCGGTCCTCAGCGCCTACAAGCACCTGCAGGAAGGACTCGCAGACGTCGTGATCGCCGGTGGCGCGGAGTCTGCGATCCACCCGATCACCATGGCCTCCTTCGCCTCCGCGCAGGCGCTCTCGCGCCGCAACGACGACCCGGCGACCGCATCGCGTCCCGGTGCGATCGACCGTGACGGCTTCGTCATGGGCGAGGGCGCGGCCGTCATGATCCTCGAGACCGAAGAGCACGCGAAGGCTCGCGGCGCCAAGATCTACGGCTATGTCGTCGGTGGTGGCGTCACGGCTGACTCGTACCACATCACAGGCAACGACCCCGAGGGTGCGGGCGCGGCCCGTGCCGTGGAGATGGCGCTGCAGATGGCAGGACGCTCCGCCGACGAGGTCACGCACATCAACGCGCACGCGACCTCGACTCCGGTGGGAGACCCCAACGAGTACGTCGCCCTCAAGCGCGTGTTCGGTGACCGCCTCGACGAGATTCCCGTCTCAGCGACCAAGGCCTCCACGGGTCACCTGCTCGGTGGCACCGGAGCACTCGAGGGCATCTTCACGCTGCTGGCGCTCCGCGACCGCGTCGCTCCGCCGACGATCAACATGACCACACCTGATCCGGCTGTCCCGTTCCGCCTGTCGGGCACCGGTCAGCAGCTCGGCAGCGGCGACCAGCTCGCGATCAGCAACTCCTTCGGCTTCGGCGGACACAACGCTGTCGTCGCTTTCGCGAGCGCCTGA
- a CDS encoding ACP S-malonyltransferase: MIVVVCPGQGSQTPGFLAPWLELEGAAERLAAYSDAAQVDLVQHGTVSNADTIRDTQIAQPLIVAASLLAWHALGAATAQAGGVAGHSVGELAALAATGVVSDESALRIVGVRGRAMADAASREQTGMSAVLGGVEADVVALLESLDLTPANYNGGGQIVAAGALDKLAALAAEPPRGVRVVPLQVAGAFHTRYMASAQPVLQAVVDEIPAAEITDPALPLWTNSDGSTVAAGTEALQLIVRQIASPVRWDRCMASFAEAGVTGIVELAPAGALVGLAKRALRGVPSVAVKTPEDLPAALELLNAGTES; the protein is encoded by the coding sequence GTGATTGTCGTCGTATGCCCTGGACAGGGCTCACAGACTCCCGGTTTTCTCGCACCCTGGCTCGAGCTCGAAGGAGCGGCCGAACGACTCGCCGCGTACTCGGATGCGGCGCAGGTCGACCTCGTGCAGCACGGCACAGTGTCGAATGCAGACACGATCCGTGACACGCAGATCGCGCAGCCGCTGATCGTCGCTGCCAGCCTTCTGGCGTGGCACGCTCTCGGCGCCGCCACCGCACAGGCGGGTGGCGTCGCAGGGCACTCTGTCGGCGAGCTCGCCGCTCTTGCCGCCACCGGCGTCGTGTCCGACGAGAGCGCGCTGCGGATCGTCGGCGTTCGCGGCCGCGCGATGGCCGATGCCGCCTCGCGCGAACAGACCGGAATGAGCGCCGTTCTCGGCGGCGTCGAAGCCGACGTGGTCGCGTTGCTGGAGTCGCTCGATCTGACACCCGCGAACTACAACGGCGGCGGACAGATCGTGGCCGCTGGCGCGCTCGACAAGCTCGCCGCGCTTGCTGCCGAGCCGCCGCGCGGAGTGCGCGTCGTCCCTCTCCAGGTCGCCGGCGCGTTCCACACGCGCTACATGGCGTCTGCGCAGCCCGTGCTCCAGGCCGTCGTCGACGAGATCCCGGCGGCGGAGATCACAGACCCCGCGCTCCCCCTCTGGACCAACAGCGATGGTTCCACCGTCGCCGCCGGGACGGAGGCTCTGCAGCTCATCGTTCGTCAGATCGCCTCCCCCGTGCGCTGGGATCGCTGCATGGCGTCCTTCGCGGAGGCCGGCGTCACGGGTATCGTCGAACTCGCGCCTGCGGGCGCGCTCGTCGGGCTCGCCAAGCGCGCACTGCGTGGCGTTCCCTCGGTCGCGGTGAAGACTCCCGAAGATCTTCCCGCCGCTCTCGAACTGCTCAACGCCGGAACGGAATCCTGA
- a CDS encoding acyl carrier protein has translation MAFTNDEVLAGLAELVTDETGIDASEVALEKSFTDDLDIDSISMMTIVVNAEEKFGVTIPDDEVKNLKTVADAVNFIVAGQE, from the coding sequence ATGGCTTTCACCAACGATGAGGTCCTTGCTGGCCTCGCAGAGCTCGTCACCGATGAGACCGGCATCGACGCATCCGAGGTCGCCCTCGAGAAGTCGTTCACCGATGACCTCGACATCGACTCGATCTCGATGATGACGATCGTCGTCAACGCCGAGGAGAAGTTCGGCGTCACCATCCCCGACGACGAGGTCAAGAACCTGAAGACCGTCGCGGACGCCGTCAACTTCATCGTCGCCGGCCAGGAGTAA
- a CDS encoding PucR family transcriptional regulator: protein MTDTTSASPDKAATLTWLRRISGDLATATLQRLEDSLPWYAEMPPARRSAVGLVAQAGITSFIQWFDDPTSTPWIAADIFAAAPRELLRSVSLQQTLQLIRVTVEVTEERVAGRGEHVREAILLYSRDVAFAAADVYARAAEARGLWDARLEALVVDSILTGEADEELPSRIAALGWHGHGEVCVIVGTTPPQFDIDLVRRTARKLAVDVLVGVQGSRLVLVVGRARLAGRPEEDIDDELSFTEIAQALEPSFGPGYVVLGPAVAALVDASQSARAALAGFAVARSWRSAPRPVEADDLLPERAIAGDPLAKQTLIERIFRPLQAHSTDLISTLWSYLDNGRSLEATARELFVHPNTVRYRLKRVSEVIGWDATGPREAFILQTALVLGSIGTAEPVRRRPMNRRPR from the coding sequence GTGACTGACACCACATCCGCGTCTCCGGATAAGGCGGCAACCCTCACCTGGTTGCGCCGTATCTCCGGTGATCTCGCCACCGCAACGCTCCAGCGCCTGGAGGATTCGCTGCCGTGGTACGCGGAGATGCCGCCTGCGCGACGATCGGCCGTCGGCCTCGTCGCGCAGGCGGGCATCACGTCGTTCATCCAATGGTTCGACGATCCCACCTCCACCCCGTGGATCGCCGCGGACATCTTCGCCGCGGCACCCCGTGAGCTGCTGCGCAGCGTGAGTCTGCAGCAGACTCTGCAGCTCATCCGAGTCACCGTCGAGGTGACGGAAGAGCGCGTCGCCGGCCGTGGCGAACACGTGCGCGAGGCCATCCTGCTGTATTCGCGGGATGTCGCCTTCGCCGCCGCAGACGTCTACGCGCGCGCCGCCGAGGCCCGCGGTCTCTGGGATGCTCGCCTCGAGGCGCTCGTCGTCGACTCGATCCTCACGGGCGAAGCCGACGAGGAGCTTCCCAGTCGTATCGCAGCGCTCGGCTGGCACGGCCACGGCGAGGTCTGCGTCATCGTCGGCACGACTCCCCCGCAGTTCGACATCGACCTTGTCCGTCGCACCGCACGAAAGCTCGCCGTCGACGTCCTGGTCGGCGTGCAGGGTTCCCGTCTCGTCCTCGTCGTCGGACGCGCACGCCTGGCCGGCCGCCCCGAGGAAGACATCGACGACGAGCTCTCCTTCACCGAGATCGCACAGGCCCTCGAGCCCTCGTTCGGTCCTGGCTACGTCGTGCTGGGTCCGGCTGTCGCCGCACTCGTCGACGCGAGCCAGAGCGCCCGCGCAGCGCTGGCCGGCTTCGCCGTGGCGCGTTCCTGGCGCAGCGCACCGCGTCCGGTCGAGGCGGACGATCTGCTCCCCGAGCGGGCGATCGCCGGGGACCCGCTGGCGAAGCAGACGCTCATCGAACGGATCTTCCGCCCGCTGCAGGCGCATTCGACAGATCTCATCTCCACTCTGTGGAGCTATCTCGACAACGGCCGCTCTCTTGAGGCGACGGCACGCGAGCTGTTCGTCCATCCGAACACCGTGCGCTACCGGCTCAAGCGCGTGAGCGAAGTCATCGGCTGGGACGCCACCGGACCGCGCGAGGCGTTCATCCTGCAAACCGCGCTCGTGCTCGGTTCCATCGGAACGGCAGAACCCGTGCGTCGACGTCCGATGAACCGACGCCCCCGCTGA
- the aceE gene encoding pyruvate dehydrogenase (acetyl-transferring), homodimeric type yields MTVHDQDPYSQGPLDSDPEETTEWQQSLDELVDAKGHGRGREIMLSLLKRSKELHLGVPMVPTTDYINTIASENEPEFPGDEEIERRYRSWIRWNAAVTVHRAQRPGIGVGGHISTYASSASLYEVGFNHFFRGADNPGGGDQIFIQGHASPGIYARSFLEGRLDEKHLDGFRQEKSNAFGIPSYPHPRLMQDYWQFPTVSMGLGPINAIYQAMSNKYLENRGIKDTSASHVWAFLGDGEMDEIESRGQLQVAANEGLDNLTFVVNCNLQRLDGPVRGNGKIVQELESYFRGAGWNVIKVVWGREWDELLALDTDGALLNLMNNTPDGDYQTYKAESGAYVREHFFGRDERAAALVKDYTDEQIWGLRRGGHDYRKVYAAFKAAVEHKGQPTVILAKTVKGYGLGPSFEGRNATHQMKKMTLENLKTFRDAMHIPITDAQLEENPYLPPYYNPGAQDETIQYMLERRKSLGGFLPERRSTHVGLTLPDDAAYALPKKGSGTQEIATTMAFVRLLKDLLRTKDFGHRIVPIIPDEARTFGMDAYFPTAKIYNPNGQHYTSVDRELLLAYKESPQGQIVHVGINEAGALAAFTAAGTSYATHGEPLIPIYVFYSMFGFQRTGDAQWAAGDQMARGFIVGATAGRTTLTGEGLQHADGHSHLLAATNPATVSYDPAYGYEIAHIVRSGLERMYGGQHEDPNVMYYITVYNEPLLQPAEPENVDVEGIVRGIHKVSTGEGNGPRAQLFASGVGLPWAFEAQELLQKDWGVTADVWSVTSWTELRRDGLAADEHNFLHPEAEPRTAYLTDKLQGAEGPVVAVSDFMHAVQDQIRPWVPQQFVTLGADGFGFSDTRAAARRYFKIDGPSIVVRTLQALAKEGKVDRALAAQAIEKYRLHDVNSGTSGNAGGES; encoded by the coding sequence GTGACTGTTCACGACCAGGATCCGTACTCGCAGGGTCCGCTCGACAGCGACCCCGAAGAGACCACCGAATGGCAGCAGTCGCTCGACGAACTCGTCGATGCGAAGGGACACGGCCGCGGCCGCGAGATCATGCTGAGCCTGCTCAAGCGCTCCAAGGAGCTGCATCTGGGCGTGCCGATGGTTCCCACCACGGACTACATCAACACGATCGCCTCCGAGAACGAACCCGAGTTCCCCGGCGACGAGGAGATCGAGCGCCGCTACCGCTCCTGGATCCGCTGGAACGCTGCGGTCACGGTTCACCGCGCGCAGCGCCCCGGCATCGGCGTCGGCGGTCACATCTCGACCTACGCCTCCTCGGCCTCGCTCTACGAAGTCGGCTTCAACCACTTCTTCCGTGGCGCAGACAACCCCGGCGGCGGCGACCAGATCTTCATCCAGGGTCACGCCTCCCCCGGCATCTACGCGCGTTCCTTCCTCGAAGGACGCCTGGACGAGAAGCACCTCGACGGCTTCCGTCAGGAGAAGTCCAACGCCTTCGGCATCCCCTCGTATCCGCACCCGCGCCTGATGCAGGACTACTGGCAGTTCCCGACCGTGTCGATGGGTCTCGGCCCGATCAACGCGATCTACCAGGCGATGTCCAACAAGTATCTCGAGAACCGCGGCATCAAGGACACCTCGGCGTCGCACGTCTGGGCCTTCCTCGGCGACGGCGAGATGGACGAGATCGAGAGCCGCGGCCAGCTTCAAGTCGCCGCCAATGAGGGTCTCGACAACCTCACGTTCGTCGTGAACTGCAACCTGCAGCGCCTCGACGGACCGGTCCGCGGCAACGGAAAGATCGTTCAGGAGCTGGAGTCGTACTTCCGCGGCGCCGGCTGGAACGTCATCAAGGTCGTCTGGGGCCGTGAGTGGGATGAGCTGCTCGCCCTCGACACCGACGGTGCGCTGCTCAACCTGATGAACAACACCCCCGACGGTGACTACCAGACCTACAAGGCCGAGTCGGGCGCGTACGTGCGCGAGCACTTCTTCGGCCGCGACGAGCGCGCCGCAGCACTGGTCAAGGACTACACGGACGAGCAGATCTGGGGTCTGCGCCGCGGTGGCCACGACTACCGCAAGGTCTACGCCGCATTCAAGGCAGCCGTCGAGCACAAGGGCCAGCCGACCGTCATCCTGGCGAAGACGGTCAAGGGCTACGGCCTGGGCCCGTCCTTCGAGGGCCGCAACGCGACCCACCAGATGAAGAAGATGACGCTCGAGAACCTCAAGACGTTCCGCGACGCCATGCACATCCCGATCACGGATGCTCAGCTCGAAGAGAACCCGTACCTGCCTCCGTACTACAACCCGGGCGCGCAGGACGAGACGATCCAGTACATGCTCGAGCGTCGCAAGAGCCTCGGCGGATTCCTGCCGGAGCGCCGCTCCACGCACGTCGGCCTCACGCTTCCGGATGACGCGGCATACGCGCTCCCGAAGAAGGGCTCCGGCACACAGGAGATCGCCACCACGATGGCCTTCGTCCGCCTTCTGAAGGATCTCCTTCGCACGAAGGACTTCGGCCACCGCATCGTCCCGATCATCCCGGATGAGGCGCGCACCTTCGGTATGGATGCGTACTTCCCGACCGCGAAGATCTACAACCCGAACGGCCAGCACTACACGTCGGTCGACCGGGAGCTGCTCCTTGCATACAAGGAGAGCCCGCAGGGGCAGATCGTGCACGTCGGAATCAACGAGGCGGGTGCGCTTGCCGCCTTCACTGCGGCCGGTACGTCGTACGCGACGCACGGCGAGCCGCTCATCCCGATCTACGTCTTCTACTCGATGTTCGGGTTCCAGCGCACGGGCGACGCCCAGTGGGCCGCCGGCGACCAGATGGCACGCGGCTTCATCGTCGGTGCCACCGCAGGACGCACGACGCTGACCGGTGAGGGCCTGCAGCACGCGGACGGTCACTCGCACCTGCTCGCGGCCACGAACCCCGCGACGGTGTCGTATGACCCCGCCTACGGGTACGAGATCGCCCACATCGTGCGCTCTGGTCTGGAGCGCATGTACGGCGGCCAGCACGAAGACCCGAACGTCATGTACTACATCACCGTCTACAACGAGCCGCTTCTGCAGCCCGCTGAGCCGGAAAACGTCGACGTCGAAGGCATCGTCCGCGGTATCCACAAGGTGTCAACCGGTGAGGGCAACGGGCCGCGCGCCCAGCTCTTCGCCTCCGGCGTCGGACTCCCCTGGGCATTCGAGGCACAGGAACTGCTGCAGAAGGACTGGGGTGTCACGGCAGACGTCTGGTCGGTCACCTCGTGGACCGAACTGCGCCGCGACGGCCTCGCCGCCGACGAGCACAACTTCCTGCACCCCGAGGCCGAGCCGCGCACCGCGTACCTCACCGACAAACTGCAGGGTGCAGAGGGTCCGGTCGTCGCCGTGAGCGATTTCATGCACGCCGTGCAGGACCAGATCCGCCCGTGGGTTCCTCAGCAGTTCGTCACCCTCGGTGCCGACGGCTTCGGATTCTCCGACACGCGTGCCGCTGCCCGTCGCTACTTCAAGATCGACGGCCCGTCGATCGTGGTGCGCACGCTGCAGGCCCTCGCGAAGGAGGGCAAGGTCGACCGCGCCCTGGCCGCGCAGGCGATCGAGAAGTACCGCCTCCACGATGTGAACTCCGGCACCAGCGGCAACGCAGGCGGCGAGAGCTAA